One Manihot esculenta cultivar AM560-2 chromosome 18, M.esculenta_v8, whole genome shotgun sequence genomic window carries:
- the LOC110606049 gene encoding 39S ribosomal protein L41-A, mitochondrial, translating into MPLGLILGIGRAMRRKRTSSLDILSSKRAPRDYYKGKNCKPTGFHTRKGGYVIVPEKLPNYVVPDLTDFKLKPYVSQCPREVKTTESSEAAK; encoded by the exons ATGCCGTTGGGACTGATACTGGGGATAGGGAGGGCGATGCGGAGGAAGCGAACGTCCTCATTGGATATTCTATCGTCAAAACGCGCCCCTCGCGATTACTACAAGGGGAAGAATTGCAAGCCTACCGGTTTTCACACTCGTAAAG GTGGGTACGTTATTGTGCCTGAGAAATTGCCCAACTATGTAGTCCCTGATTTGACCGACTTCAAG CTAAAGCCTTATGTGTCTCAATGTCCAAGAGAAGTTAAAACAACTGAATCTTCTGAAGCTGCCAAGTAA
- the LOC110606092 gene encoding homeobox-leucine zipper protein ATHB-6, translated as MKRFSSSDSFAALVSISSSKEEKTQKSTQEYTREFQAMLDSLEEEGHSEEAIHATEKKRRLTLEQVKALEKSFEVENKLEPEKKLKLAEELGLQQRQVAIWFQNRRARWKTKQLEREYVALKANYEALKLNYDNLERQNESLTLQIKELKAKLREENAESSHSVKEETPVSESENNVSVHSQSHEFSDNNNSSPTIKDQSDCLPSHALMNWIQLTESRTILGNGFQVYQPHVVKIEEQNLFNTEESCNFFSVDQAPTLYWHFPEQ; from the exons ATGAAGCGGTTCAGTTCCTCAGATTCATTTGCTGCTTTAGTCTCCATCTCTTCTTCCAAAG AGGAGAAGACTCAAAAATCAACACAAGAATACACTAGAGAGTTTCAAGCAATGTTAGATAGCCTAGAGGAAGAAGGCCACTCTGAGGAAGCTATTCATGCTACtgagaagaaaagaaggttAACCCTGGAGCAAGTTAAGGCCTTGGAGAAGAGTTTCGAGGTGGAAAACAAGCTTGAGCCAGAGAAAAAGCTGAAATTAGCAGAAGAATTAGGCCTCCAACAACGACAGGTAGCGATTTGGTTCCAAAACCGCCGTGCACGTTGGAAGACTAAGCAACTAGAGAGAGAATATGTGGCCCTCAAGGCCAATTATGaagctttaaaacttaattacGATAATCTTGAACGACAAAACGAATCTCTAACTCTGCAG ATAAAGGAATTGAAGGCAAAGCTCAGGGAAGAAAATGCAGAGAGCAGTCACTCTGTCAAAGAAGAGACCCCTGTTTCAGAGTCAGAGAACAACGTTTCAGTGCATAGTCAGAGCCATGAATTCAGTGACAATAACAATTCCAGCCCAACAATTAAAGACCAGAGCGATTGTTTACCTTCACATGCATTGATGAATTGGATTCAGTTAACTGAATCAAGAACCATTTTGGGTAATGGGTTTCAAGTATATCAGCCCCATGTTGTGAAAATAGAAGAGCAAAATCTGTTCAATACAGAGGAATCCTGCAATTTCTTTTCAGTTGATCAAGCTCCCACCCTGTACTGGCACTTTCCTGAGCAGTAA